One genomic window of Stieleria sp. JC731 includes the following:
- a CDS encoding dockerin type I domain-containing protein, with protein sequence MKKSRQTTRHHSRRQLLFQLCEQRQLMAADMPYGATPTDTGEFLLGTVTVTPVFFESDGSIDPDTENWDEQEIDATLAKIQDSVDWWSDLLATKTSVHSLDFVIDDTYARTPVSTGYEPISRSSQTFQRYVGDWLTDLGYGDAPSIERAVHLFNDSQRQTYQTDWAFTIFVVDASEDDDGFFAQGGFIGAFAYAGGLFMVIPNGRPTSTFSHEMGHIFWARDQYPGAGSWTDQRGYYNAQNYNASDNPTPGFIQQPSIMRGGSASVDAFNQLITEPSALAMIGWQDTDGDGIFDVADVPLILNAVAYYDTTTSSYRVQGEASVDTLANQNSEGMQSDITLARVRELQYQIDNGGWQSLLQTDDTNVSFDLEIAADSESYIEFRAIDTATGITSEVLTANRMAAAFTGQGGVYAFLDSNLNGVRDESEPLFIDANLELKLADGSDLHYDSLAAAALDTGILDPNSDLDLTAIGDNVDGRVAVFASTSDPAAGQVFQAYDSSKNKWKDSFGDDRQLQATSENSTGIVTIDFTATDLGTYGLQSGSYARVEAFDSDGNRLDRVTSALVLAGESGQVVVEDSLGRISKVVVYGHAETQILINGIHFGSESGRTSSADGLFSLDKIAAGSYQIQTGSPNLTYQFAGDEISIEIDESTGSIALPVVRVDSPRFNTAMPGDVNGDGLVSVRDALVVINDLGRLGFRTLTSDELTGFDVDVNNDGIVSPSDALRVINMLAILEAEGESVVSSTTSLSSDSSSKTSSENGVDSQAADFLFSLQPQFDREDSKTDDQREFFGPVF encoded by the coding sequence ATGAAAAAGTCGCGACAAACCACTCGTCATCATTCGCGACGCCAGCTTCTGTTCCAACTTTGTGAACAGCGACAGCTGATGGCCGCCGATATGCCGTATGGCGCCACGCCAACCGATACCGGCGAATTCCTGCTTGGGACGGTAACTGTCACCCCCGTCTTTTTCGAAAGTGATGGCTCGATCGATCCTGATACGGAGAATTGGGACGAGCAGGAAATCGATGCCACGCTGGCCAAGATCCAGGACAGCGTCGACTGGTGGTCAGATCTGTTGGCAACGAAAACATCAGTCCATTCGTTGGATTTTGTGATCGACGACACCTACGCCAGGACGCCCGTTTCAACGGGGTATGAGCCGATCTCGCGAAGCAGTCAGACTTTCCAACGATACGTGGGGGACTGGCTGACCGACCTGGGGTATGGAGATGCACCCTCGATCGAGCGTGCCGTTCATCTATTTAACGACTCTCAGCGTCAAACCTATCAAACCGACTGGGCATTTACGATCTTTGTTGTGGACGCATCCGAAGATGACGACGGCTTCTTCGCACAAGGCGGCTTTATCGGTGCGTTTGCGTATGCCGGTGGCTTGTTCATGGTGATTCCCAATGGCCGTCCGACATCGACGTTCAGCCATGAAATGGGACATATATTTTGGGCACGCGACCAGTATCCCGGTGCAGGAAGTTGGACTGATCAGCGCGGCTATTACAACGCACAGAATTACAACGCCTCCGATAACCCCACACCCGGATTCATTCAACAGCCCAGCATCATGCGTGGTGGGTCCGCCTCCGTCGACGCTTTTAATCAACTCATCACCGAGCCCTCTGCCTTGGCGATGATCGGCTGGCAAGACACTGATGGTGATGGAATTTTCGATGTCGCTGATGTACCGCTCATCCTCAATGCGGTCGCCTATTACGACACGACAACATCGTCATACAGAGTTCAAGGTGAAGCTTCGGTTGACACGCTTGCCAATCAAAACAGCGAAGGGATGCAAAGTGACATTACCTTGGCTCGTGTTCGGGAATTGCAGTATCAAATTGACAATGGCGGATGGCAAAGCCTGCTGCAAACCGACGATACGAATGTGTCTTTTGACCTAGAAATTGCCGCAGACTCAGAGTCGTACATAGAATTTCGTGCAATTGATACAGCCACCGGTATCACAAGCGAAGTCTTAACCGCCAACCGGATGGCTGCAGCATTTACAGGACAGGGTGGCGTCTACGCATTCCTGGACTCCAACCTTAACGGAGTTCGCGATGAATCCGAACCGCTGTTTATCGATGCGAATTTAGAGCTAAAGCTTGCTGACGGCAGCGACCTCCACTACGACTCACTCGCCGCGGCAGCACTTGATACCGGCATCTTGGACCCGAATAGCGATTTAGATTTGACGGCGATTGGAGACAACGTCGATGGACGAGTCGCGGTCTTCGCGTCCACCTCCGACCCCGCGGCCGGCCAAGTCTTTCAAGCTTACGACAGTTCGAAAAACAAGTGGAAAGACAGCTTTGGCGATGATCGCCAATTGCAAGCGACGAGTGAAAACAGCACTGGGATTGTAACCATCGATTTCACGGCAACCGATCTGGGCACTTACGGCCTACAGTCGGGAAGCTATGCACGCGTCGAAGCATTTGACTCAGATGGCAACCGACTTGACCGTGTCACGAGCGCGCTCGTGCTTGCTGGCGAATCGGGACAAGTGGTGGTCGAAGATTCTCTTGGTCGGATCTCAAAAGTAGTCGTCTACGGTCATGCCGAGACGCAAATCCTGATCAACGGAATTCATTTTGGTAGCGAATCCGGCAGAACCTCTTCAGCAGACGGATTGTTTTCGCTGGATAAGATTGCTGCGGGGTCCTACCAAATCCAAACTGGCTCGCCCAACCTCACCTACCAATTTGCCGGCGATGAAATCTCTATCGAGATTGACGAATCGACGGGCTCGATCGCACTGCCAGTCGTGCGAGTTGACAGCCCACGCTTCAACACGGCAATGCCTGGTGACGTGAATGGAGACGGACTCGTTTCGGTTCGCGATGCGTTAGTTGTCATTAACGACCTTGGCCGTCTCGGTTTCCGAACTTTGACTAGCGACGAACTGACCGGTTTTGACGTTGATGTCAATAATGACGGCATTGTCTCCCCAAGCGATGCATTGCGTGTCATCAATATGTTGGCGATTCTGGAGGCCGAAGGCGAATCCGTCGTCAGCTCAACGACATCCTTATCGAGCGATTCAAGCTCGAAAACTTCGTCGGAAAATGGCGTCGACTCCCAAGCTGCAGATTTTCTTTTCTCGCTGCAGCCCCAATTCGATCGTGAAGATTCAAAAACAGACGACCAACGTGAGTTTTTTGGTCCTGTTTTTTAG